Proteins encoded by one window of Emticicia oligotrophica DSM 17448:
- a CDS encoding Gfo/Idh/MocA family protein, with protein MAKVCILGGGFIGRFYADSLHGQRGRDRVSVVYARREETAIRFANDYAVPLYFTNMEEAIQHPETEVVVIALPNNLHEEAVHLCVKHKKAVLCTKPLGRNAEEALRMTKACEEAGVFAGYLEDLCYTPKFMKSLNSVKTGAIGRILWAKSRETHPGPHSDWFWDINMAGGGAILDLGCHCIEISRNFIGKDIKPVEVMCWADTQVKPIDAEDHAIGLVKYENGSIGQFEVSWTFRGGMDLRDEVMGTEGTIWINSFLRTGFEMFTSGAGEGGYVAEKAESSSGWQFPVGDEAHELGYTNMFTDMFNALEQGKEPNETFYDGYVVNAIIDAAYKSARTKLWEPVQLPEWRGRVGVEKPSVYNEYDADHWFIKDEILPNGDKKVILKKKTTGEIIELETWS; from the coding sequence ATGGCAAAAGTATGTATCCTTGGTGGCGGATTTATTGGTCGATTTTATGCCGATTCATTACATGGCCAACGTGGAAGAGACAGAGTTTCAGTAGTTTATGCTCGTAGAGAAGAAACAGCAATTCGTTTTGCAAATGATTATGCTGTGCCGCTTTATTTCACAAATATGGAAGAAGCCATTCAGCACCCAGAAACAGAGGTGGTTGTAATTGCCCTGCCTAATAATTTGCATGAAGAGGCCGTACATCTTTGCGTAAAGCATAAAAAAGCAGTTTTATGCACAAAACCTCTCGGTCGTAATGCCGAAGAGGCTCTAAGAATGACCAAAGCCTGCGAAGAAGCAGGTGTTTTCGCTGGTTACTTAGAAGATTTATGCTATACACCAAAATTCATGAAATCGCTCAATTCTGTAAAAACTGGTGCAATTGGTCGTATTTTATGGGCAAAATCCCGTGAAACCCACCCTGGGCCTCATTCAGATTGGTTCTGGGATATCAACATGGCAGGTGGCGGAGCAATCTTAGATTTGGGTTGCCATTGTATAGAAATTTCAAGAAATTTTATTGGTAAAGATATTAAACCTGTTGAGGTAATGTGTTGGGCTGATACCCAAGTAAAACCAATTGATGCCGAAGATCACGCCATTGGTTTAGTTAAGTACGAAAATGGTTCAATTGGTCAGTTTGAAGTGTCATGGACCTTCAGAGGAGGCATGGATTTGCGTGATGAGGTAATGGGAACCGAAGGCACTATTTGGATAAATTCTTTCTTACGAACAGGTTTTGAAATGTTTACGAGTGGTGCAGGAGAAGGAGGTTATGTTGCTGAAAAAGCTGAAAGTTCAAGTGGTTGGCAATTCCCTGTTGGCGATGAAGCCCATGAGTTAGGCTATACAAATATGTTTACCGATATGTTTAATGCCTTAGAACAAGGCAAAGAGCCCAACGAAACTTTTTACGATGGTTATGTAGTAAATGCTATTATTGATGCCGCTTATAAATCGGCAAGAACAAAGCTTTGGGAACCAGTACAATTACCAGAATGGAGAGGCCGAGTAGGTGTAGAAAAACCGTCTGTTTATAACGAGTATGATGCTGACCATTGGTTTATCAAAGATGAAATTTTACCAAATGGTGATAAAAAAGTAATCTTGAAAAAGAAAACTACGGGTGAAATTATTGAATTAGAAACATGGAGTTAA
- a CDS encoding MBL fold metallo-hydrolase, which translates to MNLIQPKQKDNDLLNDIKSFDDTNGFKVWWLAQSGFLIKWQGKTILFDPYLSDSLSKKYQNTDKPHVRISELVISPEVLDCIDIVTSSHNHTDHLDAETLIPILKNNPAIKFIIPEANRAFVADRVQCELDFPIGLNDGLSYEYLGFKITGIPAAHNEVERNERGECKYMGFVVQFGGFSVYHSGDTLWFDGLEEILKPFSLDIAFLPINGNKPERRVAGNLSAEEAAKLGLEIGAKLVIPHHYHLFEFNTENPQVFVEACLHYQTKYKVLEMGEGITIEMSNS; encoded by the coding sequence ATGAATTTAATTCAACCAAAGCAAAAAGATAATGATTTATTGAACGACATTAAGTCATTCGATGATACCAATGGCTTTAAAGTTTGGTGGTTGGCACAAAGTGGATTTTTAATCAAATGGCAAGGGAAAACGATACTTTTCGACCCATATTTGTCTGATTCACTAAGTAAAAAATATCAGAATACTGATAAACCACATGTGCGTATAAGCGAATTGGTGATTTCGCCCGAAGTTTTAGATTGCATTGATATCGTTACTTCAAGCCATAATCATACTGACCATCTTGATGCCGAAACTTTAATCCCAATTCTTAAGAATAACCCAGCAATTAAATTTATTATTCCCGAAGCCAATAGAGCATTTGTGGCTGATAGAGTTCAGTGTGAATTAGATTTCCCGATTGGATTAAACGATGGTCTTTCTTATGAGTATTTAGGGTTTAAAATCACGGGTATTCCTGCAGCTCATAATGAAGTCGAGCGAAATGAAAGAGGTGAATGTAAATATATGGGCTTTGTGGTACAATTCGGTGGATTTTCGGTCTATCATTCAGGTGATACACTATGGTTTGATGGCTTAGAAGAAATATTGAAGCCTTTTTCTTTAGATATTGCATTCTTACCTATCAATGGTAATAAACCTGAACGTCGGGTTGCTGGAAATCTGAGTGCCGAAGAAGCAGCAAAATTAGGGCTTGAAATTGGGGCAAAATTGGTTATTCCGCACCATTATCACCTTTTTGAGTTTAATACCGAAAATCCACAGGTTTTTGTGGAAGCTTGTTTACATTATCAAACAAAGTATAAAGTCCTTGAAATGGGAGAGGGAATTACTATTGAAATGAGTAACTCATAA
- a CDS encoding methionine synthase produces the protein MQPIPIKTTVVGSWPFPSWLEFASENLDKFGPADINEMIEDAVVNAIHDQVTAGLDVITDGEQTRLDFNLSFYGFIKGIQPNHEETRKFGSPAHDQRGKHTIIEPLTAPKGLGVVEEYTRLKRLAPADKILKASIPGPYTLSGRMVAGEIYKDRWEITEALLPIVAKELEDLVAAGAQEICIDEPSMSCYAYKEDTKRFVDIFNRTVKNIVGKTRIATHLCFGNYKGRSVGKKTIAPMLPDFLDLKVDELHSEMTVLNFAEVHLLERFAEKMDVAVGVIDVKSYYIETVEDVRERIEKCLKYVPAEKLAVAPDCGMSQTARWATKQKIANMCAAAKQMR, from the coding sequence ATGCAACCAATTCCTATAAAAACCACCGTAGTTGGCTCTTGGCCTTTTCCGAGTTGGCTTGAGTTTGCCTCCGAAAATTTAGATAAATTTGGCCCTGCTGATATCAATGAGATGATTGAAGATGCGGTTGTGAATGCCATTCATGACCAAGTAACGGCTGGCCTTGATGTGATTACGGATGGCGAACAAACTCGCCTCGATTTTAACTTATCTTTTTATGGTTTTATCAAGGGAATTCAGCCAAATCATGAAGAAACCCGCAAGTTTGGCTCACCTGCACATGACCAACGTGGCAAACATACCATCATTGAGCCACTTACTGCACCAAAAGGCTTGGGTGTGGTTGAGGAATATACAAGACTGAAGCGTTTGGCTCCAGCCGATAAAATTTTAAAGGCATCCATTCCTGGCCCGTACACACTTTCTGGACGTATGGTGGCAGGAGAAATTTATAAAGACCGCTGGGAAATAACCGAAGCTTTATTGCCAATAGTGGCCAAAGAGTTAGAAGATTTAGTAGCTGCAGGTGCTCAAGAAATTTGCATTGATGAACCGTCGATGTCATGTTATGCCTATAAAGAAGACACCAAAAGATTTGTTGATATTTTCAATCGAACGGTGAAAAATATTGTAGGTAAAACCCGAATTGCCACGCATTTATGCTTCGGGAATTACAAGGGGCGTTCGGTTGGAAAGAAAACCATCGCACCTATGTTACCTGATTTTTTAGATTTAAAAGTAGATGAGCTTCATTCTGAAATGACCGTACTAAACTTTGCAGAAGTGCATTTACTAGAGCGTTTTGCCGAAAAAATGGACGTAGCCGTTGGGGTAATTGATGTAAAAAGCTATTACATCGAAACGGTTGAGGATGTCAGAGAACGCATTGAAAAATGTTTGAAATATGTTCCTGCTGAAAAATTAGCTGTCGCTCCCGACTGTGGAATGTCGCAGACTGCTCGTTGGGCAACCAAACAAAAAATAGCTAATATGTGTGCAGCAGCTAAACAAATGAGGTAA
- a CDS encoding sugar isomerase domain-containing protein: MSYTAEYLRKCQGLIETVATQEANILRAAEMFSKSILVGRMVHVFGSGHSRIMVEEMWPRYGSFPGFNPIVELSLTFHNLVVGANGQRQAMFLENVSGLAAQILRNFDLNELDTALVISSSGCNVVPIEMAEIFQSKGIKTVGIISKLHSEASTSKKQDGKKLQDFCDIVLDSGAPVGDAMIYVDGLETPVSPGSTVGSCMLINSIKAELANLLTQAGHPPKVLTAGAVIGAEKATEIFQAAYDEHAHRISKMYQKVGIESYVSKQS, from the coding sequence ATGAGTTATACTGCCGAATATCTGAGAAAATGCCAAGGTTTAATCGAAACTGTGGCTACCCAAGAAGCGAATATCTTGCGGGCTGCCGAAATGTTTTCGAAATCAATTTTGGTCGGAAGAATGGTACACGTTTTTGGAAGTGGACACAGCCGAATTATGGTTGAAGAAATGTGGCCAAGATATGGTTCATTTCCGGGGTTTAATCCAATCGTTGAATTATCGCTTACCTTTCATAATCTAGTGGTTGGAGCTAATGGTCAACGCCAAGCGATGTTTTTAGAGAATGTATCAGGACTCGCCGCACAAATTTTACGAAATTTCGACCTCAACGAGCTAGATACGGCTTTGGTTATTTCTTCATCAGGCTGTAATGTTGTGCCGATAGAAATGGCTGAGATTTTTCAAAGTAAAGGCATAAAAACAGTTGGAATTATATCAAAACTTCATTCAGAAGCCAGTACAAGCAAAAAACAAGATGGTAAAAAACTCCAAGATTTTTGTGACATCGTACTTGATTCTGGAGCTCCAGTGGGCGATGCCATGATATATGTAGATGGTTTAGAAACGCCCGTTTCACCGGGTTCTACTGTTGGCTCGTGTATGCTTATCAATAGCATAAAAGCTGAATTGGCAAACTTGCTCACGCAGGCAGGGCATCCACCAAAAGTGCTTACGGCTGGAGCAGTAATTGGGGCAGAAAAAGCAACCGAAATTTTTCAAGCTGCCTACGATGAACACGCCCATCGAATTTCGAAAATGTACCAAAAAGTAGGTATCGAAAGCTATGTTTCAAAACAATCATAA
- a CDS encoding ROK family protein: protein MKVAIGIDLGGTNVKGILMQEDGKILKQHYIPTKDDAKGKWRENVLEMVNFLRSFHQEPIEMVGLSAPGLAHEDNRSIAHLPNRLFGLENFVWEEYFGIKTYVLNDAHAALMAEAKFGVMQGYKNAVLLTLGTGVGGGIMINGQLHQGLSQMAGHLGHLSLNATDDELSILGMPGSLEYAIGNCSIVRRSMGRFQSTHELVNAYHKNEPFATWLWLDSIRKLAIGIASLINALSPEIIVLAGGITTAGSALFEPLHAFIELFEFRPKGKTTLIKQAEFADLSGAIGAAAFAFNQEK from the coding sequence ATGAAAGTAGCAATTGGAATTGACCTTGGTGGTACAAATGTCAAAGGAATATTGATGCAGGAAGATGGAAAAATCTTGAAACAACATTACATTCCCACAAAAGATGATGCTAAAGGTAAATGGCGAGAGAATGTCCTTGAAATGGTCAATTTCTTGAGGAGTTTTCACCAAGAACCCATTGAAATGGTTGGACTTTCGGCTCCAGGTCTTGCCCATGAAGATAATCGGAGTATTGCACATTTACCCAATCGCTTATTTGGTTTAGAAAACTTTGTTTGGGAAGAATATTTTGGAATCAAAACCTATGTTTTGAATGATGCACACGCTGCTCTGATGGCCGAAGCAAAATTTGGCGTTATGCAAGGATACAAAAATGCCGTTTTATTGACACTCGGTACAGGCGTAGGAGGGGGAATCATGATTAATGGGCAGTTACACCAAGGTTTAAGTCAAATGGCGGGGCATTTGGGTCATCTTTCACTCAATGCAACCGATGATGAATTGAGCATTTTGGGTATGCCCGGTAGTTTAGAATATGCTATCGGAAATTGTTCGATTGTTCGCCGCTCGATGGGTCGATTTCAATCAACTCATGAGTTGGTCAATGCTTATCATAAAAACGAACCTTTTGCTACTTGGCTTTGGCTTGATTCAATTAGAAAATTAGCCATTGGGATTGCTTCATTAATTAATGCTCTTTCGCCCGAAATCATTGTATTAGCTGGTGGAATTACAACCGCAGGTAGTGCATTATTTGAGCCTCTACATGCATTTATTGAGCTTTTTGAGTTCAGACCCAAAGGAAAAACAACGCTTATCAAGCAAGCCGAATTTGCTGATTTGTCAGGAGCCATTGGAGCTGCCGCATTTGCCTTCAATCAAGAAAAATAA
- a CDS encoding SDR family NAD(P)-dependent oxidoreductase yields the protein MLKGKSIVIIGGTTGLGLSAAKAFVREGAKVIVVGRNPESCLAAEVLLGERARTLTADATKENTAKNAIDLCINEFGSFDGLYHVAGGSGRKYGDGPLHELTLEGWRQTFDLNLTSLMLSNQAAVQKFLELGKGGSILNMGSVLGFSPSPKYFVTHAYAAAKSAVTGFTKSLAAYYAAQNIRINLLAPALVETPMSERASKDEKIMSFVKSKQPLDGGRNGRPEDLDGAAVFFMSDASKFATGQTLYVDGGWEVSEGQY from the coding sequence ATGCTGAAGGGCAAATCTATCGTAATAATTGGTGGAACAACGGGCTTGGGATTATCAGCTGCAAAGGCTTTTGTACGTGAAGGTGCCAAAGTAATTGTTGTAGGAAGAAACCCCGAAAGTTGTCTTGCGGCTGAAGTACTTTTAGGTGAGAGGGCTCGTACCTTAACCGCCGATGCAACCAAGGAAAATACGGCCAAAAATGCCATTGATTTATGTATAAATGAGTTCGGGAGTTTCGATGGACTTTATCACGTAGCTGGTGGCAGTGGTAGAAAATATGGAGATGGCCCTCTTCATGAATTAACGCTTGAAGGGTGGCGTCAAACTTTTGACCTGAATCTGACAAGTTTGATGTTGTCGAATCAAGCGGCTGTGCAAAAATTTTTGGAGTTGGGAAAGGGTGGAAGCATCTTAAATATGGGTTCAGTTTTGGGCTTTTCACCTTCACCCAAATACTTTGTTACCCATGCCTATGCTGCGGCTAAATCGGCTGTCACAGGATTTACCAAGTCGTTAGCTGCGTACTATGCTGCTCAAAATATTCGAATCAATCTTTTAGCTCCCGCCTTGGTCGAAACACCGATGTCAGAACGAGCCAGCAAAGATGAGAAAATAATGAGCTTCGTCAAAAGTAAACAGCCATTAGATGGGGGCAGAAATGGCCGACCAGAAGACCTTGATGGAGCTGCTGTATTCTTTATGTCGGATGCTTCTAAATTTGCAACTGGCCAAACCCTTTATGTTGATGGAGGATGGGAAGTTTCGGAAGGACAGTATTGA
- a CDS encoding AraC family transcriptional regulator, translating to MLKKPLLQKLPLTLGSSFLIDRFESPYFETPWHYHEEIEIVLCDGGFGKKFVGNHVSDYVEGDLAILGKNLPHWYRADDGFYTQKQVTKPASIVIHFLADCFGEYFFEIEEMSEIKKLLEMAQYGIEFWGETKALVSKQMKALLKADKIERMLGLIKILQLMSQSKEYRLLSGSGMLGLSQKDTDRMNTIFDYVLKNFKNEINISEIANKTRFSEAAFCRYFKQRTQKTFVEFVNEIRIEYACKLLQENDLNVLEICYESGFKNLSNFNRQFRKYTNKNPKSYRELVMHK from the coding sequence ATGTTAAAAAAGCCACTTTTACAGAAACTTCCCCTTACACTTGGTTCATCTTTTCTAATTGACAGATTTGAAAGTCCGTACTTCGAAACACCTTGGCATTATCATGAAGAAATTGAGATTGTGCTTTGTGATGGAGGTTTCGGTAAAAAATTTGTAGGCAATCACGTATCTGATTACGTAGAAGGCGATTTGGCAATTTTAGGCAAAAATTTACCTCATTGGTATCGGGCAGATGATGGCTTTTATACTCAAAAGCAAGTCACTAAACCCGCTTCAATTGTTATTCATTTTCTGGCTGATTGTTTTGGCGAATATTTCTTTGAAATTGAAGAAATGAGCGAAATAAAAAAATTACTCGAAATGGCTCAATACGGCATTGAGTTTTGGGGCGAAACTAAAGCACTTGTAAGCAAGCAAATGAAAGCTTTATTAAAAGCCGATAAAATAGAACGAATGCTGGGTTTGATAAAGATTTTACAGTTGATGTCTCAAAGCAAAGAATATCGCCTATTGTCGGGAAGTGGCATGCTGGGTTTAAGCCAAAAAGATACTGACCGCATGAATACCATTTTTGACTATGTACTTAAAAACTTCAAGAACGAAATCAATATTAGCGAAATAGCCAATAAAACTCGGTTTTCAGAAGCTGCTTTTTGTAGATACTTTAAACAACGTACCCAAAAAACTTTTGTTGAGTTTGTCAACGAAATCAGAATTGAATATGCTTGTAAACTTTTACAGGAAAACGACCTCAATGTTTTAGAAATTTGCTACGAATCCGGCTTCAAAAACTTATCAAATTTCAACCGACAATTCAGGAAATACACGAATAAAAATCCAAAATCATATCGTGAATTGGTTATGCACAAGTAA
- a CDS encoding response regulator transcription factor has translation MKALLLEDDPTLSKEIQSFLLSKDIECDVVFDGELFFRQVKRQDYGIYLLDINVPKINGFDVCKQVRETNKLTPIIMLTAYGDIQDKTDAFGFGADDYLVKPFHFEELFLRITSLLRRSNKPQGTDKIIIIDDLQINTSEMLVRRKDELIDLTPKEYQLLLLLAKAKGRTLSKQSIAEQIWDVHFDSNMNTIEVYINFLRKKIDRNHATKLIHTRPGFGYYLKIED, from the coding sequence ATGAAAGCCCTACTTTTAGAAGACGACCCAACATTATCAAAAGAAATACAAAGTTTTTTGTTATCAAAAGATATCGAATGTGATGTTGTTTTTGATGGGGAATTGTTTTTTCGGCAAGTTAAAAGACAAGATTACGGCATCTATCTTTTAGATATAAACGTACCGAAAATTAATGGTTTTGATGTGTGTAAACAAGTACGTGAGACCAATAAACTCACGCCTATCATTATGCTTACTGCTTATGGTGATATTCAAGATAAAACAGATGCCTTTGGTTTTGGGGCTGACGATTATTTGGTCAAACCTTTTCATTTTGAAGAACTTTTTTTAAGAATTACTTCATTACTACGCCGCAGCAATAAGCCACAAGGAACGGATAAAATTATAATCATCGACGACCTACAAATAAACACGAGCGAAATGCTGGTTCGTAGAAAAGATGAGTTAATTGACCTCACACCCAAAGAATATCAATTGCTTTTACTTTTGGCTAAAGCCAAAGGACGAACACTCTCGAAACAAAGCATTGCCGAACAAATCTGGGATGTACACTTTGATTCAAATATGAATACAATTGAGGTTTATATCAATTTTCTTCGCAAAAAAATCGACCGAAATCACGCAACAAAACTCATTCATACTCGTCCAGGATTTGGTTATTACCTAAAAATCGAAGACTAA
- a CDS encoding sensor histidine kinase: protein MTLKRRIAINIAVAFSILFGLAAFIIFYSFSSFRREEFRQRLEEKALTTAKLLVEVKEIDNQILKLVDQNTINKLYNEKTLVFDQNFKLLYSSIDDATISWNVEDLKHLKREKSFFRSEGEKDVLGIYYDFEKADYYILLSAEDKYGINKLDFLLFTLVVTFLAGTILVWFSTYFFIERLLKPLDNFQKQITNISVNQLDIQLEETKHNDEINLLTKAFNIMLARIEKAFQNQREFTSNASHEIRTPLARITFKVQNLLQNPEHSPETITSLKSINDNVHQLSDLVNSLLLLSKFNKEDAQKRFEKIRIDEVIFSANEQIKKSNPQFFLNFEIIDHESLELSMEVYGVRSLLEIVFINLLKNACLYSTTPQAQITIEQTALHQLQIKISNQGDTLSTTEQEKLFQPFMRGQNANKANGSGLGLRLSKRILDYHSASIEYSIEEPNTNIFTIIFSN, encoded by the coding sequence ATGACCCTCAAAAGACGCATTGCTATTAATATTGCCGTGGCCTTTTCGATTTTATTCGGCTTGGCGGCTTTTATTATTTTCTATTCATTTTCTTCGTTTAGAAGAGAAGAATTCAGGCAACGGCTGGAAGAGAAAGCCTTGACAACCGCTAAACTCTTGGTAGAGGTAAAAGAGATTGATAATCAAATACTTAAACTCGTTGACCAAAATACAATCAATAAACTCTACAACGAGAAAACATTGGTTTTTGACCAAAACTTCAAGTTACTTTATAGCAGTATTGATGACGCAACAATTAGCTGGAATGTAGAAGACCTTAAACACCTTAAACGTGAGAAATCATTCTTTCGCTCGGAAGGAGAAAAAGATGTTTTGGGTATTTATTATGATTTTGAAAAGGCAGACTACTACATTTTACTTTCAGCCGAAGATAAATATGGCATTAACAAGCTCGATTTTTTGCTTTTTACGTTGGTTGTTACCTTTTTAGCAGGAACAATTTTAGTTTGGTTTTCAACCTATTTTTTCATTGAAAGATTACTTAAACCATTGGATAATTTCCAAAAACAAATTACCAATATTTCAGTCAATCAATTAGATATTCAGTTGGAAGAAACCAAACACAACGATGAAATTAATCTTCTAACTAAAGCATTTAATATCATGTTGGCACGTATTGAAAAAGCCTTTCAAAACCAACGTGAATTTACTTCGAATGCTTCGCACGAAATTCGAACCCCATTGGCACGTATCACTTTTAAGGTACAAAATTTGCTACAAAACCCAGAGCATTCACCTGAGACAATTACTTCACTTAAAAGCATCAACGATAATGTGCATCAGCTTTCTGATTTGGTCAATTCTTTGCTTTTACTTTCAAAATTCAACAAAGAAGATGCACAAAAACGCTTCGAAAAAATACGCATTGATGAGGTAATTTTTTCGGCTAATGAGCAAATAAAGAAGTCTAATCCCCAGTTTTTTCTCAACTTCGAAATCATTGACCATGAATCTCTCGAACTTTCCATGGAGGTCTATGGTGTACGTTCATTGCTCGAAATTGTTTTTATCAATTTACTCAAAAACGCTTGTCTTTATTCAACAACGCCACAAGCCCAAATTACAATCGAACAAACTGCCCTACATCAATTACAAATCAAGATAAGTAACCAAGGAGATACCCTTAGTACAACCGAACAAGAAAAGTTATTTCAACCATTCATGCGTGGTCAGAATGCTAATAAAGCTAATGGCTCGGGTTTAGGGCTAAGACTTTCCAAACGCATTCTCGATTACCATTCGGCGAGCATTGAGTATAGCATCGAAGAACCAAACACCAATATATTTACGATTATTTTCTCCAATTAA
- a CDS encoding TolC family protein, with the protein MLKKLTFFLLLFANTQAVFSQQNLSLKQCEEAFVKKNLLLLAEQYNIDMAKASVIQAKIWELPVASGEFNAINPQNKRVLDIGAKGQKAVAVQQLIYLGKKKQSEVEFAKSTIGIAEFQFEQLLRNLRYEVHQSFYSIYFNQQKINNITRQISNIDTLAKGYALQAQRGNWPLRDVVRLQSLSFNLKNDLLAAQKEINEEQMTLKILTNYQENINPVVDDESLSPYFNASTLPLSESLLNTALEKNPDYLSFLKIIESNELMIKWQKSLAKPDLTVGASYDQRGGAFGNQVNFTFGIPINLWNRNKGNIKIAEAELEKSKKLQEQKINEIRSQLSNATQTWQQHRLQYAQITASNSENLEAVYKGVLQNFQKQNISLLEFTDFMESYNESISLLIELRKQVILSGETISHIVNVKLF; encoded by the coding sequence ATGTTGAAGAAACTAACCTTTTTCCTTTTACTATTTGCCAATACTCAAGCGGTATTTTCACAACAAAACCTCAGTCTCAAACAATGCGAGGAAGCATTCGTTAAAAAAAACTTACTACTGTTGGCCGAGCAATACAATATTGACATGGCCAAAGCAAGTGTCATTCAAGCCAAAATTTGGGAATTACCAGTCGCTTCAGGCGAGTTTAACGCCATAAACCCGCAAAATAAACGCGTGCTTGATATTGGAGCCAAAGGGCAAAAAGCAGTCGCAGTTCAACAGCTTATTTATTTAGGAAAGAAAAAACAAAGCGAAGTTGAATTTGCTAAATCTACCATTGGTATTGCTGAATTTCAGTTTGAGCAGCTCCTACGAAATCTTCGCTATGAGGTGCACCAAAGCTTTTATAGCATCTATTTCAACCAACAAAAAATCAATAATATCACTCGCCAAATTTCTAACATTGATACGCTTGCCAAAGGTTATGCTCTTCAAGCACAACGAGGCAATTGGCCATTGCGTGATGTTGTCCGTTTACAATCATTATCATTCAATTTGAAGAATGATTTATTGGCTGCCCAAAAAGAAATCAACGAGGAGCAGATGACGCTTAAAATACTTACTAATTATCAAGAAAATATCAATCCAGTTGTTGATGATGAGTCTCTTAGCCCCTATTTCAATGCATCAACACTGCCTCTTTCTGAGTCATTACTCAATACAGCTTTGGAGAAAAACCCTGATTATTTGAGTTTCTTGAAAATCATTGAAAGTAATGAATTGATGATAAAATGGCAGAAATCACTTGCTAAACCAGACCTTACAGTTGGGGCATCTTATGACCAACGCGGTGGGGCTTTTGGAAATCAAGTAAACTTTACCTTTGGCATTCCGATTAACTTATGGAATCGAAACAAAGGAAACATAAAAATTGCCGAAGCTGAACTTGAAAAATCGAAAAAACTACAAGAACAAAAAATAAATGAAATCCGTAGTCAACTGAGCAACGCTACCCAAACTTGGCAACAACACCGCCTTCAATACGCTCAGATCACGGCCTCTAATTCTGAAAACCTTGAAGCGGTTTACAAAGGTGTACTTCAAAATTTCCAGAAACAAAATATATCCTTACTCGAATTCACCGATTTCATGGAAAGCTACAATGAGAGTATTTCGCTACTTATCGAGCTTCGCAAACAAGTTATTTTATCGGGTGAAACCATCAGCCACATCGTTAACGTAAAATTATTTTAA